Proteins from one Podospora pseudoanserina strain CBS 124.78 chromosome 1, whole genome shotgun sequence genomic window:
- a CDS encoding hypothetical protein (EggNog:ENOG503NXKM; COG:G) — MLQPRYQFLFLVVGLPLLPTGSTTSQKKIILDNDWNPTAFIALLLPLYYNYTVLGLASDTANSWALQTGLHALASLEIASLSSCIPVYKGSDYPLLQIAYTFQNYELLYGELPWKGVFAKENTTNEKLGNDPTSRDPRRVAKEAFTTKGYYGYPNVSFVEGSVAEVYGQGREGESRTSEHILSRGPNKRRAGGKAAQLGVANAYVSEERPKWASSCK, encoded by the coding sequence ATGCTGCAGCCCCGCTATCAGTTCTTGTTCCTCGTTGTAGGCTTGCCATTATTGCCCACTGgctcaaccaccagccaaaaaaAGATAATCCTCGACAACGATTGGAATCCCACTGCCTTCATCGCTTTGCTCCTTCCCCTATACTACAACTACACCGTCCTCGGTCTAGCCTCCGACACAGCCAACTCCTGGGCTCTCCAAACCGGCCTCCACGCTCTTGCCTCTCTCGAGATTGCCTCCTTGTCTTCTTGCATTCCCGTCTACAAGGGGTCTGACTACCCCCTTTTGCAAATAGCGTATACCTTCCAGAATTATGAGCTTCTCTATGGTGAGTTACCGTGGAAAGGGGTGTttgcaaaagaaaacacGACAAATGAGAAATTGGGAAATGATCCCACCTCTCGTGACCCAAGAAGGGTGGCGAAGGAAGCTTTTACCACCAAAGGTTATTATGGCTACCCTAATGTGAGTTTCGTAGAGGGCTCAGTAGCGGAAGTTTATGGTCAGGGCCGTGAGGGAGAATCCAGGACAAGTGAGCATATTCTCAGCCGGGGCCCTAACAAACGTCGCGCTGGCGGTAAGGCTGCCCAACTAGGGGTCGCCAATGCTTATGTCTCAGAGGAGCGTCCGAAGTGGGCAAGTTCATGTAAGTAA
- a CDS encoding hypothetical protein (COG:S; EggNog:ENOG503PDJF) — MSDRYHPQAIFLSFLALTQVTTCQDINTQPVAKVLKLQWTTDQTSPGDPLTLGTFGPDGPWQALPGVMNRHESTATINTTAVSALWPSPWTNISEVMWRSFDVALEAQTTFSTGRYNRLTISSSYFEESRTSRTGDWVPDWDMSIPDIAGNSVRFFHVKAPVAAIQYASISFPAVEGWSFVEDDVEGTLALAPPDKPGSESIIAQLKDSGVVDCNSFGLHMGSPKWNQSGSFTLGGYDAARVMGEVATFDLMEDIDAFEFASWQRYLPRIYLIDVSLGWERGSGPFLKDETFQGKTKSVLAPIPTSLNSTARRQGDQRDNLRDNVMVVPDPTFPFLYLPPGTCEKAAKHLPVHWDEGLKLWFWDDETSQSNDYHYRRLVNSSAYMSFTLRSNRGRYPEREDFPPSQTITIKVPFHLLDFYIEPPLVWSGVQRRRFWPCRSVIPTEGYWKLGRAFLQAAFLGVNYDKNLVYLAQGIGPDPNLPSELTVIRPGDEYISGNPNFLYRNAEDYYQTWASYGKVLEDRRPDQGTPSSPGPESSQTSSLGRGGTIGLTVGATIGALLVFWLVFGTTIEKRWRKIARRDGGDAGAGVELGGSDSTVTTQGPAHDVRDAVSPGLPRPPTYKERDQNESPPPYRP, encoded by the coding sequence ATGTCTGATCGATACCATCCACAGGctatttttctttcctttctggCATTGACCCAAGTCACAACTTGTCAAGACATCAACACACAACCTGTGGCAAAAGTGCTGAAGCTACAATGGACAACCGACCAGACCTCCCCAGGAGATCCGCTTACGCTCGGGACCTTTGGTCCTGATGGGCCGTGGCAAGCCTTGCCTGGAGTAATGAACAGACATGAATCGACTGCTACAATCAATACAACAGCCGTTTCTGCTCTCTGGCCATCGCCATGGACGAACATATCCGAGGTCATGTGGAGAAGCTTTGACGTGGCCCTAGAAGCGCAAACAACCTTCTCAACGGGAAGGTACAATCGACTGACCATATCGTCGTCTTATTTCGAGGAAAGCAGGACGAGCCGTACCGGAGACTGGGTACCGGACTGGGACATGTCCATCCCAGACATTGCGGGCAACTCGGTCAGGTTCTTCCACGTCAAGGCTCCTGTAGCCGCAATTCAGTACGCCAGCATCAGCTTTCCAGCAGTGGAAGGATGGTCCTTTGTGGAGGACGACGTAGAGGGTACACTAGCTCTCGCACCTCCAGACAAACCAGGCTCAGAGAGCATCATTGCTCAGCTCAAGGACTCTGGCGTTGTGGATTGCAACTCGTTCGGATTGCATATGGGGAGTCCGAAGTGGAACCAAAGCGGCAGCTTCACATTGGGAGGATACGATGCTGCTCGTGTGATGGGCGAGGTAGCCACGTTTGACCTTATGGAAGATATTGACGCTTTCGAATTTGCGTCATGGCAACGCTATCTGCCTCGGATCTACTTGATAGACGTCTCGCTTGGGTGGGAAAGAGGTAGCGGACCCTTTCTAAAAGATGAGACATTTCAAGGAAAGACAAAGTCCGTTTTGGCACCGATCCCTACCAGCTTGAACAGCACCGCACGAAGACAAGGAGACCAACGTGACAACCTTAGGGATAATGTCATGGTGGTGCCTGACCCGACATTTCCTTTCCTGTATCTTCCACCTGGCACTTGTGAGAAGGCCGCCAAGCATCTGCCCGTGCACTGGGACGAGGGGCTGAAACTCTGGTTTTGGGATGACGAAACATCCCAGAGTAATGATTACCACTATCGCCGCCTTGTCAACTCATCAGCCTACATGAGCTTCACACTACGATCCAACCGCGGCCGCTACCCCGAACGGGAAGATTTCCCACCCAGTCAAACAATCACCATCAAGGTCCCCTTCCATCTTCTCGATTTCTACATTGAGCCCCCCCTCGTGTGGAGCGGAGTACAACGGCGACGATTTTGGCCGTGCCGGTCAGTCATTCCAACGGAGGGTTACTGGAAACTCGGCCGCGCGTTCCTTCAGGCGGCCTTTCTCGGCGTCAACTACGACAAAAACCTGGTGTACCTGGCTCAAGGAATAGGTCCTGATCCCAATCTCCCAAGCGAGTTGACCGTGATTAGACCAGGTGACGAATATATTTCTGGAAACCCGAATTTCCTCTATAGAAATGCCGAGGATTATTATCAGACCTGGGCAAGTTATGGGAAAGTTCTTGAGGACCGCAGGCCAGATCAGGGGACACCTAGCTCGCCGGGCCCGGAGTCGTCACAGACCTCTTCGCTAGGGCGTGGTGGAACGATTGGGCTTACGGTGGGGGCTACGATCGGTGCCctcttggtgttttggttAGTGTTTGGCACGACAATTGAGAAACGATGGCGGAAAATAGCGAGGcgagatggcggtgatgcgGGAGCTGGTGTTGAACTTGGGGGATCAGACTCCACAGTGACGACACAGGGGCCTGCTCATGATGTTAGGGATGCTGTATCGCCAGGATTGCCCAGGCCACCGACGTATAAAGAGAGGGATCAGAATGAGTCGCCTCCACCGTATAGGCCTTAA
- a CDS encoding hypothetical protein (EggNog:ENOG503P15Y), whose amino-acid sequence MPALGCPMPEAIGAWKLPVATALVSRGPGEICWIEVSVGPDVVSELAPSSVFSISHRALVRARSRNRASPRSRWAKSLDGSGHTQEVGFATNSKHGKFGDLTNGLGRRYRMRVHVGFALIIAGWLASVLVVFIGCIPFHKYWQISPNPGNSCQPAVAGLIVWSSFAANIASDIYLIVIPLPLLWGSRLRLVKKIGSTLVLSAGIFLLVFATLKNIFVDDINGAELAGTRGTREAFVAVVTTNLPMVFPLFKSWLKPLFGSTSQRTTDNKYKTPDGFRPIGGGGGDSNSHSQFRRGNGNSSNILTSVTFTESEQRIVNEIKMQNMKTEVSGGGTTHVHKECEGQKGIVVLTEFDVSEDARSVQHSEPGPPPAKPKEAW is encoded by the exons ATGCCCGCACTGGGTTGTCCAATGCCTGAGGCTATTGGAGCATGGAAGCTTCCCGTGGCTACGGCACTAGTTTCGAGAGGACC AGGCGAGATCTGTTGGATTGAGGTATCCGTGGGACCAGACGTGGTTTCAGAACTTGCGCCCTCGTCCGTCTTCTCAATAAGCCACCGAGCAC TTGTTCGTGCACGTTCACGAAACAGAGCCTCTCCTCGTTCAAG ATGGGCAAAATCGCTTGATGGCAGCGGCCACACTCAAGAAGTCGGCTTTGCCACGAACTCGAAACATGGGAAGTTTGGAGACCTGACG AACGGTCTTGGTCGTCGTTACCGCATGCGTGTTCACGTTGGCTTCGCCCTCATCATCGCAGGATGGCTCGCCTCCGTGTTGGTAGTCTTCATTGGCTGCATTCCCTTCCACAAGTACTGGCAGATTAGCCCCAACCCGGGCAATAGCTGCCAACCCGCCGTGGCTGGCCTTATCGTCTGGTCTTCTTTCGCCGCGAATATCGCATCTGATATCTACCTCATCGTCATTCCCCTCCCGCTTCTCTGGGGTTCCAGGCTTCGCCTTGTCAAAAAAATCGGTTCCACTCTCGTCCTGAGCGCCGGTATCTTCCTCCTTGTCTTCGCCACCCTGAAGAATATCTTCGTC GACGACATCAACGGCGCCGAACTCGCCGGCACCCGGGGCACCCGCGAGGCCTTCGTAGCtgtcgtcaccaccaacctccccatggtcttccccctcttcaagTCCTGGCTCAAGCCCCTCTTCGGCTCCACTTCGCAGCgcaccaccgacaacaaGTACAAGACCCCGGACGGGTTCCGCcccatcggcggcggcggtggcgacTCCAACTCGCACTCGCAGTTCCGCcgcggcaacggcaacagtTCCAACATCCTGACCAGCGTCACCTTCACCGAGAGCGAGCAGCGAATCGTCAACGAAATCAAGATGCAGAACATGAAGACGGAAGTCTCGGGCGGCGGCACAACCCACGTGCACAAGGAGTGCGAAGGGCAGAAGGGCATCGTCGTGCTGACCGAGTTTGATGTCAGTGAGGATGCGAGGAGTGTGCAGCACAGTGAGCCtgggccgccgccggcaaAACCGAAGGAGGCCTGGTAA
- a CDS encoding hypothetical protein (EggNog:ENOG503P1CC; COG:S): protein MHYKTFYHSPEVIPVALLVLAQSVHCQQTTDSNGKATKLHWTGQRNFSDAPRYLEHTKGPWAALSVLSGTHDLSGLTKEQSVVPIWPSPWTNISEIWCSNLLFKEELSDAYRVNRSLILKPSSFNCPYQGGAKLPNWTMSIPSVAIGPNYAELFHAQVPIIALNESTLYLEPEITIRFTLGDILALGPSSEPGIRSIVQQLKDAGRLLSSSFGLYMGRPDWKLPSKMVLGGYEKSLINEGFIMFDVMDKPESVGEDYLFRISLKDVRLGCYDWKGHVFDWATTESPNTSAEAYI, encoded by the coding sequence ATGCATTACAAGACGTTTTACCACAGCCCAGAGGTAATTCCAGTAGCCCTGCTTGTTTTGGCTCAGTCAGTACATTGTCAACAAACGACCGACAGCAATGGTAAGGCGACAAAACTTCATTGGACGGGCCAACGGAACTTTTCTGACGCCCCAAGATACCTTGAACACACCAAGGGCCCATGGGCAGCGCTCTCGGTTCTTTCAGGAACGCATGATTTGTCCGGCCTCACAAAGGAACAGAGCGTCGTGCCCATTTGGCCGTCTCCATGGACCAACATTTCCGAGATCTGGTGTTCAAATCTGCTTTTCAAAGAGGAGCTCTCAGATGCCTACAGGGTCAATAGGTCTTTGATCTTAAAACCATCTTCCTTCAATTGTCCGTATCAAGGTGGCGCCAAACTGCCGAACTGGACCATGTCCATTCCGAGTGTTGCCATTGGGCCGAACTATGCCGAACTTTTCCACGCCCAGGTCCCGATCATTGCCCTGAATGAGTCAACCCTGTACCTGGAACCTGAGATCACCATCCGCTTCACACTCGGTGATATACTAGCTCTTGGACCGTCCAGCGAGCCAGGTATCCGAAGCATTGTTCAGCAACTGAAGGATGCTGGTCGACTTCTCAGCAGTTCTTTTGGGCTCTACATGGGGAGGCCTGACTGGAAGCTTCCCAGCAAAATGGTTCTCGGGGGCTACGAAAAGTCCTTGATCAACGAGGGGTTTATCATGTTTGATGTGATGGACAAGCCCGAGAGCGTTGGAGAAGACTATCTTTTCCGAATTTCCTTGAAGGACGTCAGGCTGGGTTGTTACGACTGGAAAGGTCATGTCTTTGACTGGGCCACTACGGAGAGTCCGAACACAAGTGCTGAAGCGTATATTTGA